The genomic interval TAGCTGAGAAAGTTGTCGAGATGTATTAGGATCCTAGGACGATTATTTTTGTAATCTATCTGAATGGTGTCCAACACATGCATATATCAATAGGATACATGGGGAGATAGTTATTCCGTTTAGTACAGGCAAAACTGTGATTATATGTAGAAGCCAGGCAGCATAGTTTAAATTAAGCCTTTAAAATCGATAGATCAAGAATATCCCTAAACAAACGGGAGAGAGTGAGCGGCCTGTAATACACAACAGCGAACCAATCTGTGGGTAAAGTGACACTGAGACTCGAATCCGACATGCCTTGGCTTTCCTTAGCGGTAAAGACAAAGAACAACTTGGAGATGCAAATTAGAGCAACGAACAGCTGAATGATACCCAGGAAAACATAGCTAAAATGCTCTCAATGCTCACCAAAAAAATGAAGTAGATTTGCTTGAAATTAAAGTAGATTCTATCGTGTCAGATATGCATATACAGGAGAAGTACGTGGACAAAGAAGACAACAAAATTGGCCTTCTGGAAACAAAGGTGTAAACTTTAGAAGATTAACTATTTCAGCTAGAAAACAGATAGAGACAAAATAATATGATAATGTTGTCCCTATTGGAAGATGAGGAAAAAGGGGAACTTTCCAGCTACGTGATCAAGCTGATATTGGAGGAGCTTGGCGTGGATGAATCACCAGAGAATCTGGAGCGATGCCATCGGATCTGCATGAAGCAGAAGAACTCTAAATACCCTCGCATGGTAATCTTTAAGCTGTGGAACTATCCTACCAAAGTCAACATTCTGCAGGCACAGGTAGGAAAGGAGATCAAGGTCCAGGGCCAGTCCATTCGATTCGCCCAGGACGTGTGTGCTAGGCTCAGGAAAAAACACAAGCAATTAATTCCAATCAGACAGTCACTGGAAGAAAAAGAAATCAAGTCTCAACTCCGATTACCGGCAGCAGCGTGAACAGGCTGCAGGAAACATTTCCAGttgatgagagagagaccagtgccCTGAGGAGAAGCAGAAGCGTAATAAACAGATAAGCacactacagtaggctacatacattgATGCCCAAGACCAGCTTATCGTAAGTTGAGACAATATTCATTCCCCCTCCACCCAATACAATCTAGACTCTATTGTCCCCAAGTAATTGTTCTTCTCTAGGAAGTAACGATAGAATTAGCCGATGCCAATGAAATACATGGACACTGAAAAGACAATAAAAGTGTGAATACAGCATGAAAGTTAATAATTGTCAAGAATTGttctatggatgtgtgtgtgtgtgtgtgtgtgtgtgtgtgtgtgtgtgtgtgtgtgtgtgtgtgtgtgtgtgtgtgtgtgtgggcaagaGGTTGTGAGTGGGTGTATGCGTGGGTATGTGtttgtcagtggaggctgctgaggggagaacggctcataataactgctgaaatggagtaaatggaattgtatcaaaaacatatttttaatgtgtttgataccattccattcactccattccatccattacatgccattccaggcattattatgagccgtcttcccctcagcagcctcaacTGGTGTCCCATATGAATGGGAGAGTGAAGGAGGGTGAATATGAATATGTGTAGGAAGGATGGGTGTGCGGAGGCATCGAATATATGTTGTGTGTGAATGAAGGAGAACGGATGAGTAAGCAGATGCATAGTAAAGAATTATAGTAAATAAATGTATAGAGGTGTGAATGTGTTTGAGAAGAAGGGTGGGGGGGAAGATGGAGGTTGGGATAAACTTAGCCTGGGTGGGTAAGGGAGGGCAAGGAGGGAAGTGGTGACAAGCTTCGCTTGGAGGGGAAAGGGGGTAAATATGGGAGGTGGGAATAAGCTTGACTTGGGTGGGATAAAGAGAATTGGATTTGGattgggagaaagagaagaaaggaaTTAtactacaatgtcattgtattaGTTTTTTTTGTAACTTGCAAACCTGTTGTAAAATTATTTAGAGTTCTGGATAGATTAGGAAAGGATGTTGAATCATTATTATTCCTTGTTTGTAATTCCAACTAAGATTTAATGGTGGTTATTGGTGAGAATGGAGAGGGGCCATATCCAGTGGATTGGGTGACTGGGAGGGCATCAGATACTTCTCTGAGGTGTGTGTGGGACCTCCACTCATCCCATTTCAGTCTCTCGGAGGACCCACTCACCCTAAGTAGACCCCCACCAACCATTATAATTTAATTTATAACGTAATACAAACCAACCCCAGTACTTACAGTAAGTGGCAGTCTTTCTTCAAATGTACAATGTATGTATCCACAGTTTTTTGGGGGTAACATTAGGAGAGGAGTCTGcgcaaaaaatatatactttgctttatgtttttaaattttatttctgCTCAGCCCGCATGCCCACACactctgtatatgtaatgtatacaaTAACTATGTATTTATACTGTGATCCTCCCATTCTATGGAATGCCCACTGCCCTCATATGTCATGTATGCTAAAATGTTTTAATTGGTTCTTAAATGATAGACAGAACAGATAAGGTTAACTTTGATTCTATACTAGTAAAGAGCAGCATGTAATGACAATGGGCTCAATGATGGGGAAAAAAGCATATGGTTCTCCAACACCATTTGTTGCGTCTGTTTGCTGTTTACTCTTGCATAAATAAAGTATGCGCCTGTTcgcaactctctgctctcctgcacctgactttgcTACCAGTACGCACACCCGTGACAGAATACCACACCATCCATGGAGTCAGCCAGAGCAGGTACCCCGGGTAGAGGAGTCGAGGAACGCATCTGAGAACACTCGGCGATGCTGGAACATCTCGGCGCCACGATTAATCGCGTTGTCCAGACTATGGAccactgggagagacagggagtctcTCCAGCGCCTCGACCAGCACAACCAGGGGtatctctacccatccctcctggATCCAATCCCAGCGGGATGAGTCTCTCCCTtcccagggagtatgatgggacggcagCACGGTGCCAGGGGTTCCTATTACAGCTGGACCTATACCTGGCCACCGTTCACCAAGCTCCCTCGGGAAGGGAGAGGGTGTCCTCGTCTCATGAGAGCTCTGGAGTGGGGAAACGCCgtgtggggagaaggagatgCGGTGTTGGACCACTTCGAGGAGTTCACCCGCCACTTCCGGGCCGTCTTTGACCATCCGCCCGAGGGTAGAGTGGTGGGGGAGCGGCTCttccacctgaggcaggggacgaggagcgcccaggagttcgcCCTAGAATTCCAGACGTTGGCCGCCAGagcaggatggaacgacagggcccttatcGACAACTACCGATGCAGCCTGCGCAAGGCCGCCCGGCGGGAGCTGGCCTGCAGCGATGCCACCATCACCTTTGACCAACTGGTGGATCTGTCCAtccggttggataacctgctAGTCACCCGCGGACGTCCATAGAGGGCTCGGTCGGTTCCATCTTCCAGCACCCCCGCTCcggtgcccatggagctgggaggggctgAGCTTAGGGAGGCTGGAGCTTCACATGCACCaactgtggccgcagagggcaccctgccggtcggtgccgggacctctgggagtcgaggcagcaggcagggctctctggcatcaccccaggtgagtaggcacaactctcatccagagccctctgttgacCACCTGTTTGTTCATGTTtgttttcctgagttttccccgcattcccagcataaagcgctcgtcgattcaggcacGGCTGTGAATTTTATTGACAGAGTGTTCGCCCTTACTTTAGGGATTCCCATTGTTCCTGTGGTTATACCTTTCCTGGTACATACTCTAGATATTCGACCATTAAGGTACGGGTTAATTAGGGAAGCCACCATCTCCCTGgccatggtgacgcaggggattCACGAGgcgagaatcagtctcttcctcattgactctcctgcgtttctcATGGTACTAGGCCTTCCCAGGTTGGCTCGTCATGACCCCACCATttcatggcaacagagggctctaacGGGGTGGTCGAGAGAGTGCTCTGGGAGGTGTATAgaggtttccgttggtgctaccatggtggaaagtccagaccaggtctccaccttACGCATCCCCCCATAaaatgccgatttggctctcgccttctccaaaCAGAaagcgactcaattaccaccccatcgacagggggattgtgcaataaatctcctggtagacactgcacttcccaggagtcacatgtatcccctgtcgcaagcggagacggtggctatggagacatatgtctccgaatccctgcgtcaggggtacattcggtcctccacttcacccgtcTCCTTGAGTTTATTTTTcatgaaggaggagggaggtctgcgcctgTGCATTGACTATCGAGGTCTCATTCAAAACACGTGgcggtacagttacccgctacctctcatcgccacggcgattgagtcaatgcacggggcgcacttcttcactaaactggatctcaggagcacttacaacctggtgcgtatccgggagggggacgagtggaagacagcgttCAGTACCAccacagggcattatgagtacctcgtcatgccatacgggttaatgaatgctccatcagtcttccaatcctttgtagacaagattttcagggacctgcacgggcagggtgtagcggtctatatcgatgacattctgagatactccgctacacgtgccgagcatgtgtccttggtgcgcagggtacttggacgactgttggagcatgacctgtacgtcaaggctgagaaatgcctatTCTTCCAgcaggccgtctccttcctagggtatcgcatttccacatcaggggtggagatggagagtgaccacattgcagccgtgcgtaattgacCGACTCCCACCATGGaaaaaggaggtgcagcggtttttagtgtttgccaattactaccggagatttatccgggggtttggccaggtggctgctcccattacctcactgctgaatgaGGGTCTTGTacgtttgcagtggtcggctgaggcggaaaTGACTTTTGGGCACctaagggctctgtttacctcagctcccgtgctggcccatccggatccctctttggcgttcatagtggaggtggacgcgtccgaggctgggataggagccttGCTCTCTCAGTgctcgggcacgccaccgaagctccgctcctgtgccttcttctcgaagatGCTCAGTCCGTTGGagtgaaactatgatgtgggggaccaaGGAGCTGTTGGCTGAGGCCAAGGcgttgaaggcgtggagacattggcttgagggggctaaacacctttttctcatctggactgaccaccgcaacctggagtacatccgggctgcgaggagactgaatcctcgtcaggcaaggtgggccatattTTTACTTGTTTTGTGTGTACCTTTGtgtgtcctacagaccaggttcacAAAATGTGAAGGCAGatgcactgtcccggctgtatgacacagaggagtggCTCACGGATCACACTCCCATACTCCCGGACTCCTGCCTGGTAGCGCCGgtcgtgtgggagctggacgcggacattgagcaggcgttacgtacagagccctctcccctccagtgtccagctgggcgtctgtacattctgtctgctgtccgcgaccggCTGATCTACTGGGCCCACACGTGAGGGTttctgtttcctcctgctcggtgtgcgcccagtgcaaggcttctaggcacctgcccagaggtaagttacaacccttacccgttccacaacggccgtggtcacaCCTGTTGgtagatttcctgaccgatcttcctccctcacagggtaacaccgcgatcctggtcattgtggatcgtttttctaaatcctgtcatctcctccctttgcctggtctccctacggccctaccgACTGCGGAGGctttgtttacacacgtcttccggcactacggggtgcctgaggagatagtgtctgatcgggtccccagttcacgtcgagggtctggaaggcgttcatggaatgtctgggggtctcggtcagccttattTCAGGTttccaccccgagagtaacgggcaggtggagagagcaaaccaggatgtgggtaggtttctgaggtcctATTGTCAGGACCTGCTGGGGGAGTGGGCAGCATTcatgccctgggcagagatggaccagaactcgctccgccactcctccactaacctcacccccttccagtgtgtattggggtatcagccggttctggctccttggcatcagattCAGACCGAGGCCCTTGCGGTGGATGACTAGTTCCGGCATGTGGAAGAAACATGGGACGCCGCCCATCTGCACCTTCAGTGCGCTGTGCTGCGCCAGAATGTTGGCGCAGACCGTCATcacagtgaggccccggtgttcgcaccgggggaccgggtctggctctcgacccgaaacctgcccctccgcctgccctgccggaagctgggcccgcggtttgtggggccattcaaagtcctgaggagggtgaacgaggtgtgttacaggttacagcttccccccgattacctTATTAACGtgccatgtgtctctcctcaggccggttgcggctggtccgctccagaagtctgaggtgcgggaggttcctccgccccatctggacatcgagggggccccggcgtacccTGTGCGTTCCATCCTGTATTCgaggcgtcgggcgaggggccttcagtacctcatgGAGTGGGatgggtacggtccggaggagaggtgctgggttccggtggtgGACGTCTTGGACCCTAAACTGCTGCGGGAGTTCCACCATCTCCGGCCGGAttgccctgcgcctcgccctctgggtcgtccccgaggccggtgtcggcgagCTGCTGGAGCCGCACGTCAAGGgggtggggtactgtcacgacttccaccgaagtcggctcctctccttgttcgggcggcgttcggcagtcgacgtcactggccttctagccttcgccgctccattttttgtttttccatttgttttctatgttccccgcacacctggtttacattccctaatcacatTGTGTATATAtgttcctctgttcccccccgtGTCCTTGTGTGGTATTGTTTTGTGTTACGTGTTTTATGTGACGCGCCAGGCTGGTTTTCCATGTTCCGTGTTTATTTCACGAAGTATGCTTATTTGGTAAACTATAGCTTTTGTGACTGTTTTCGCGCTTTGCACTTTTGCCATTTTGCTGGAGGTTTTGACACAGTTGCGTCCGTTTGCTGTTTACTCCTGCATAAATAAAGTGTATGCCTGTTCACAACtctctgcacctgacttcgctaccAGTACGCACACCCGTGACAGTCTGATTAGATAAGATAGggatgtcccctctccccctcctgttTGACTGGCATTTGAACTGCTTGCAGAAAGAATTAGACAGGACCCAAACGTAGCAAGTGTCAGTATTGGTAAATATAAATGAATATAAACTCATAAACTAATCTTATTTGCAGATGATCTCCTGATATACCTGACCAATATTGAAAACTCAATGCACCCTTTGCTGAAGATATTTACAGACGACTCAAAAATCTCAGGATATAAAATGAACGTGGATAAAACAAAATAATGAGCAGTAGGAAAAAGAAAAAGAATAACTCACAATCTACAGCTATTCTTTAAGTGGACCacaaaaaatattaaatacttaggatgcttaataagtgacaacaaacaacaaatatataAAGATAAATTCATTCCATTACTCAACCATATGAAAGCAGATCTAATTAAATGGAATAAACTTCCCAGAAATCTTACAGGTAGAATAAACCTCTTTAGAATGGCATGGCTACCAacgtttttgtatttattttcagtaataccaattaccccactgaagacattctttaaaaaagtacaCTCGGTCATAACATACTTTATGTGCAAATAAAATTCATAGAATAAAAAGTTAATCTTTCTCCTAtctattttcaaaggataaagcTAAGAACATTAACAAATATGTAGTTATATAACATTATAACAATATGGAAGTGAATTAAAAGTATTCTACAGGAACAATatcactccctaaaaacacaaccttatggaacaatccttggatagcttttcagaattcacagATAAATTGATCCACCTGGAAAGGACTTGGTAataggaaaaacatttattttcatgACAGAATTCAAAAGTAGTTTCAAATAAAAGTTAAAAGTTGGAGGGAATATTAGTTGAGTCAGAAAAGAATGTCCATATGATAAGGAAGATAAAGAAAACCTTGCAGGGAGCTCATCCAACTACAATCTCTTAGAAAACATATATTATCTATTGGAACCAACATTTAAGAAGAATGGatgttggcacaagatggagggaaagtTGGAGCATAACTATCTAAATTACAGTTAACTAAAATGTAcacttaatccagtataaaccaAATTCACAAATTCCAaattggctgtcagaagtattacaatgtaaacttACTTTTAATCCATCTGtttgcatatttcaagacatggcatatgagggtgtagtgagatacccaatggCCTGGACGATTCTCTTCTCATCACTTATTTAAAAACTTGGAAATCAATCAATCTGCTATCATTGACACAATGAAAAATTCGAATGATTTAttattgaaatattgaaataGCCTGGGCAACCGAGAAAAACTAATTGTTACAATTTAAGGCCAAGTGGCAAACAATAACTAAGGatggggatgggggtgtgagcatccGGGTCAGGGCAGATAAGatgtcattgtttgtgtgtgtctatatgcTGTTGTACTTATGTATAATTTTGTATCTGGAGTGAAAAAGATagatacagtactagtcaaaagtttggacacgcctactcattcaagggtttttcttaagtttttactattttctacatgaatagaaaatagaaaactagaataatagtgaagacatcaactctatgaaataacacatatggaatcatgtaaccaaaaaagtgttaaacaaatcaaaatagatgttatatttgaggttcttcaaagtagccaccctttgccttgatgacagctttgcacactcttggcattctctcaaccagctacatgaggtagtcacatggaatgcatttcaattaacaggtgcgatttgttaaaagttcatttgtgcaatttctttccttcttaatgcatttgagacaatcagttaggcgttgtaggggtggtatacagacgatagccctatttggtaaaataccaagttcatattattgcaagaacagctcaaataagcaaagagaaatgacagtccatcattactttagcacatgaagatcagtcaatacggaaaatttcaagaactttgaaggttttttcaagtgcagtcgcaaaaactatcaagcgctatgacgaaactggctctaatgaggaccgccacagaaaagaAAGACGcagtgttacctctgctgcagaggataagttcattagttaccagcctcaggaattgcggcccaaataaatgcttcacagagttcaagtaacagacacatctcaacatcaactgttcagaggagactgcatgaatcaggccttcatggtcgaatttctgcaaagaaaccactactaatggacaccagTGAGAAGAAgatactttcttgggccaagaaacatgagcaatggacattagaccggtggaaatctgtcctttggtctgatgagtccaaatgtgagatttttggttcaaaccgCCGTGTCTtcatgagacgcagagtaggtgaacggatgatctttgcATGTGTGGTGACCATAGATGTCAAATTAATGTTGTTCTTCCTTTCAGGGGTTTCAGTTGTTCAGAGGTGATGAGACTCTGTGTGATGTCATCCTAGTGCCTGGGGACAGCAGTGACACCTTCCCAGTACACAGAGTCCTTATGGCGTCCGCCTGCGACTACTTCAAAGCCATGTTCACAGGTTAGTGTGTGATAAATAACATTCAATGAGGTTTTTCAATATGTGCAATATGTTAATATATCTCAATATGCCACTAATTTTCAATGTGATTGTTTGACAATGTGTGATCGAGAACAGTCATCGAGTAAGTACGTTTTCACAGATGAGTCTTTTAGGGCTGAGCCTATGAAAAGTCTCTCTCTTATTGTATTTGCTCTCATCACGTCCCCTCAGACCATTTTCAAACTATGTTTGAAAATTCCTGCACTCTTACATCCTTAACTGTAACAGCATTCACCCTCTATATCTCTCActtttcctctttccctctctctaggGGGTATGAGAGAGCAGGAGATGAGGGAGATTAAGCTCCATGGTGTGAGCAAGACGGGTCTGAAGAACATCATAGAGTTCATCTACACATCCCGGCTGAGTCTGAGTATGGCCAACCTGCAGGACACTCTGGAGGCTGCCAACTTTTTACAAGTCCTCCCCGTCCTCAGCTTCTGCAACGAGCTGCTCAGCACTGAGGTGAGTTGATCAGGTTACTTACTGGCAATGAAACAATGAACAGGTGGATGTGCTGGATGGGTGTATTGAAGAGATAGTGAAAAGCATGGCCAATGTAAAGACAGGAGACCTGTCACAAGTTCATCCAGTCGTgtctgttttcctgtgtgtgtggtagatCACTATTGATAACTGTGTGGAGGTGGAGCGCATTGCCGGGGACTTGCTCCTGGAGGACGTGCAGGCCCACATTGGGAAGTTTGTCTGTCAGAACCTGTCAGTGTTGCTGCAGTCTGGCCGCTACCTGCTGCTCTCCGAGCACAGCCTAGCCAACGCCCTGGCCAGCGATAGCCTCAAGGGCTTCTCTGAGATGGAGCTGTACCGCATCGCCCGCTCCTGGCTGGACCACGACCCTCCCACCCGCCGCACCGCCGCCTACTCCCTGATGCGCCACATCCGCTTCCCCCTCATGACCCCCACGGAGCTGCTTGAGATCTCCCAGGAGGACGAGGGGCACGACGACGGCGGGGCAGCCATGATGCGCTCGGACACGGCCTGCGTAAACCTCCTGCTAGAGGCCAGCAACTACCAGATGATGCCCTTCCTCCAACCTTCCTTACAGACAGAGCGCACGCGCATCCGGTCCGACGCCACACACCTGCTGGCGCTGGGTGGGGTGATGCGGCAACAGCTGGTGGTGAGCAGGGAGCTGAGGTTGTACGATGAGGAGAGCGGCCACTGGAGGGCGCTGAGGCCCATGGAGGTTCCATGCTACCAGCACGGCGTGGCTCTGCTCGGGGGCTTCCTCTACATCGTGGGTGGCCAGAGCACCTACGACACCAAGGGCAAGACGGCGGTGGACAGCGTCTACCGCTATGACCCGCGCTTCGACCGTTGGCTGCAGGTAGCCTCGCTCAATGAGAAGAGAACCTTCTTCCACCTGAGCGCCCTGAAGGGGAAGCTGTATGCTGTTGGGGGCAGGAATGCCTCAGGAGAGATCGGTGGGGCACTAGTGTGGAGATGTTTTTACTGAAATCTGTTACAGAGAAATAGTGATCTTTAAGGTGCATATCGAGTGAATTTACGTTTGTTTTACTCTTTTAGACACAGTGGAGTGCTACAACCTCAGAAAGAACGAGTGGATGTTCGTGTCACCCATGATCGACCCCCACTACGGGCATGCTGGGACAGTCCATGGTGACCTGATGTATGTCTCAGGTAAGTTTCTCAGACCACTGAGAGTTAGAATACAAACTCACCAAACAGTTAAAACCTACAGCGTGAAGGCTTGAATTGACTGTGATTGCTGTCCTGATGCAATCAGCTCAGTCAGACCGGATAGGTTTTCAGTTAATGTATTCAGGCAAACAAAGAATGTGTTGTTGACCTGCTTTAATCCACTCCCGTCGCTTAACAGCTTTGATAGACTTTAACATAACATAGTAGCTCTGAACCGTTACCATTCTCATCTTGGTCGATTTCTATGATGGTCTCCTAGCAACCTTGGAGTAGAAACCAATTTCTCATGTTGGGAACAGAAGTTGTAGATATGGGATTGAGGGCCAGGAAACACAAAGACCTTTAGTTGAAATGGGTCAGAGAGTAGGTTAACCACAACTCTCTGAAGAGCAATTGTGTCGATTTTATGCTCGCGGAGACAACCAGAAAACAGCTTATTCTGAACAGATGCTTTAAAAAGTCCATGCAGAAAATGTATAATTTTTAATCTGCATTCATTTCAGCATCCAAGTGTTGCTACAAAGCAGTGGCTAAGTAGTTTGAGCCCAAGGGTGAGTGGGGATGGTATGGCAAAGAGTAG from Oncorhynchus kisutch isolate 150728-3 linkage group LG26, Okis_V2, whole genome shotgun sequence carries:
- the LOC109870937 gene encoding kelch-like protein 9 isoform X2, with the protein product MGGRGEEKESGPGRLHRRLSRLGSRGSLREPPRLPPQPVQPPAPSPAPAPAPSPAPVDRPTPPTPNPPTPPDPAPKPLELPPKPPDINLKPSLPPRPLTRMFSSNEHGTAVLQGFQLFRGDETLCDVILVPGDSSDTFPVHRVLMASACDYFKAMFTGGMREQEMREIKLHGVSKTGLKNIIEFIYTSRLSLSMANLQDTLEAANFLQVLPVLSFCNELLSTEITIDNCVEVERIAGDLLLEDVQAHIGKFVCQNLSVLLQSGRYLLLSEHSLANALASDSLKGFSEMELYRIARSWLDHDPPTRRTAAYSLMRHIRFPLMTPTELLEISQEDEGHDDGGAAMMRSDTACVNLLLEASNYQMMPFLQPSLQTERTRIRSDATHLLALGGVMRQQLVVSRELRLYDEESGHWRALRPMEVPCYQHGVALLGGFLYIVGGQSTYDTKGKTAVDSVYRYDPRFDRWLQVASLNEKRTFFHLSALKGKLYAVGGRNASGEIDTVECYNLRKNEWMFVSPMIDPHYGHAGTVHGDLMYVSGGITQDTFQKELSCYDPETDTWSHRADMMELRGLHCMCTVGDRLYVMGGNHFRGSSDYDDVLDCEFYSPEVDQWTVVAAMPWGQSDVGVAVFQDQIYVVGGYSWNSRCMVDIVQRYDPEKDEWDRVFNVLEPLGGIRACTMTVHLPEGAVDDGQMHECPLDTAKN
- the LOC109870937 gene encoding kelch-like protein 9 isoform X1, whose translation is MSEEGLSVKENLLKRIVSRNLSQRCNRKSSDTPTDMGGRGEEKESGPGRLHRRLSRLGSRGSLREPPRLPPQPVQPPAPSPAPAPAPSPAPVDRPTPPTPNPPTPPDPAPKPLELPPKPPDINLKPSLPPRPLTRMFSSNEHGTAVLQGFQLFRGDETLCDVILVPGDSSDTFPVHRVLMASACDYFKAMFTGGMREQEMREIKLHGVSKTGLKNIIEFIYTSRLSLSMANLQDTLEAANFLQVLPVLSFCNELLSTEITIDNCVEVERIAGDLLLEDVQAHIGKFVCQNLSVLLQSGRYLLLSEHSLANALASDSLKGFSEMELYRIARSWLDHDPPTRRTAAYSLMRHIRFPLMTPTELLEISQEDEGHDDGGAAMMRSDTACVNLLLEASNYQMMPFLQPSLQTERTRIRSDATHLLALGGVMRQQLVVSRELRLYDEESGHWRALRPMEVPCYQHGVALLGGFLYIVGGQSTYDTKGKTAVDSVYRYDPRFDRWLQVASLNEKRTFFHLSALKGKLYAVGGRNASGEIDTVECYNLRKNEWMFVSPMIDPHYGHAGTVHGDLMYVSGGITQDTFQKELSCYDPETDTWSHRADMMELRGLHCMCTVGDRLYVMGGNHFRGSSDYDDVLDCEFYSPEVDQWTVVAAMPWGQSDVGVAVFQDQIYVVGGYSWNSRCMVDIVQRYDPEKDEWDRVFNVLEPLGGIRACTMTVHLPEGAVDDGQMHECPLDTAKN